One part of the Tachysurus vachellii isolate PV-2020 chromosome 6, HZAU_Pvac_v1, whole genome shotgun sequence genome encodes these proteins:
- the LOC132846976 gene encoding cystatin-like, with protein MFVKVVIVLLAVIMAVTRAGMLGGVTDVDANRDDVQNALKFAVSQHNKASNDMYISQVSRLIKAQTQVVAGIKYIFKVEMARTSCRKGGVEEVCEINPDTSVTQRRECQMKVWSRLWLNDMRVTENTCL; from the exons ATGTTTGTGAAGGTTGTAATTGTGCTGTTGGCGGTCATTATGGCCGTGACCAGGGCCGGGATGCTAGGAGGTGTGACGGATGTGGACGCAAACAGAGATGATGTCCAAAATGCCCTGAAGTTCGCAGTCAGTCAGCACAACAAAGCGAGTAACGACATGTACATCAGTCAGGTTTCAAGACTGATCAAGGCTCAGACTCAG GTTGTTGCTGGtataaagtatatttttaaagttgAGATGGCAAGGACATCCTGCAGAAAAGGTGGCGTTGAGGAGGTGTGTGAGATCAATCCCGACACAAGTGTTACACAA CGCCGTGAGTGCCAAATGAAGGTGTGGAGTAGGCTCTGGTTAAACGATATGCGAGTTACGGAAAATACCTGCCTGTAG
- the LOC132846767 gene encoding cystatin-like, translating to MNVNCAGMPGGVMDVNVNIDEVQNALKFAVSQHNKASNNIYISQVSRLIKAQAQVVGGVNYIFTVEMARTSCRKGFVANVCYIHPDPRVALHHVCQLKVWEQVWLNDIRVLENTCL from the exons ATGAATGTAAACTGTGCCGGCATGCCAGGAGGTGTGATGGATGTAAACGTAAACATAGATGAAGTCCAGAATGCCCTAAAGTTTGCTGTGAGTCAACACAACAAAGCAAGCAACAACATCTACATCAGTCAGGTTTCAAGACTGATCAAGGCACAGGCGCAG GTTGTTGGTGGTGTGAATTATATTTTCACTGTTGAGATGGCAAGGACATCCTGCAGAAAAGGTTTTGTTGCGAATGTGTGTTACATCCATCCAGACCCACGTGTTGCATTG CATCATGTGTGCCAACTGAAGGTGTGGGAACAGGTCTGGTTAAACGACATCCGAGTTTTAGAGAATACCTGCCTGTAG
- the LOC132846977 gene encoding LOW QUALITY PROTEIN: glycine N-acyltransferase-like (The sequence of the model RefSeq protein was modified relative to this genomic sequence to represent the inferred CDS: inserted 1 base in 1 codon): MKVLSKEELKKAEEALRDYFPQSQQAYGFVFMMNRVEASHTDVLVDRWPDFNVLFIRPQRQEKADFFKDMSVFSKDDRSLRSVLIRTEIFDWKQYFCLSVDMCHMDLIRSIVVNKGVPNINNHMCHMMKLKDPSKLTTERFSLTVSSLDESHVALVNSTWKFGCGELSERFIREMIVYFPSCCLLDSEGRPVSWILTYASCAMGMLYTLPEHRQKGYAKALVTILAKKLHSDGYPVYCFIELENQPSYRLFXQFRFHLRSILQGYLVYM, from the exons atgaaGGTGCTGAGCAAGGAGGAGCTGAAGAAAGCTGAGGAAGCTCTCAGAGATTACTTTCCCCAGTCACAGCAG GCATacggttttgtttttatgatgaATCGAGTTGAAGCCAGTCACACAGATGTGCTGGTGGACCGCTGGCCTGATTTTAACGTCCTATTCATCAGACCACAAAGGCAGGAG AAAGCAGACTTTTTCAAAGACATGTCCGTTTTTTCCAAGGATGACAGATCCCTCAGGAGCGTACTGATCAGGACGGAGATTTTTGACTGGAAGCAGTACTTCTGTCTAA GTGTCGACATGTGCCACATGGACCTGATAAGAAGTATAGTTGTGAACAAAGGGGTGCCGAATATTAACAACCACATGTGCCACATGATGAAGCTCAAAGATCCTTCTAAACTTACCACGGAAAG GTTCTCCTTAACAGTGTCTTCGCTGGACGAGTCACACGTTGCTCTGGTCAATAGCACCTGGAAATTTGGCTGCGGTGAATTAAGTGAGCGGTTCATCAGGGAAATGATCGTGTACTTCCCTTCGTGTTGCCTGCTGGATTCAGAGGGGCGACCGGTGTCCTGGATCTTGACTTACGCTTCCTGTGCGATGGGAATGCTGTACACACTGCCTGAGCACAGACAGAAAGGCTACGCCAAAGCCCTGGTCACCATATTGGCAAAGAAACTACATTCAGACGGCTACCCGGTCTACTGCTTCATTGAGTTGGAGAACCAACCATCGTACAGGCTTT TCCAATTTAGGTTTCACCTCAGATCCATCTTACAGGGCTACTTGGTTTACATGTGA